In a genomic window of Struthio camelus isolate bStrCam1 chromosome 16, bStrCam1.hap1, whole genome shotgun sequence:
- the AKT2 gene encoding RAC-beta serine/threonine-protein kinase, translating into MNEVSVIKEGWLHKRGEYIKTWRPRYFLLKSDGSFIGYKERPETSDHSLPPLNNFSVAECQLMKTERPRPNTFVIRCLQWTTVIERTFHVDSPEEREEWMRAIQTVANSLKNQEPEVDTMDYKCGSPNDSTGAEEMEVAVSKTRAKATMNDFDYLKLLGKGTFGKVILVREKATGRYYAMKILRKEVIIAKDEVAHTVTESRVLQNTRHPFLTALKYAFQTNDRLCFVMEYANGGELFFHLSRERVFTEDRARFYGAEIVSALEYLHSRDVVYRDIKLENLMLDKDGHIKITDFGLCKEGITDGATMKTFCGTPEYLAPEVLEDNDYGRAVDWWGLGVVMYEMMCGRLPFYNQDHERLFELILMEEIRFPRTLSPEAKSLLAGLLKKDPKQRLGGGPNDAKEVMEHRFFAAINWQDVVQKKLVPPFKPQVTSEIDTRYFDDEFTAQSITITPPDRYDNMGSLENDQRTHFPQFSYSASIRE; encoded by the exons ATGAACGAAGTCTCGGTCATCAAGGAGGGCTGGCTGCACAAGAGAG GAGAATACATTAAAACGTGGCGCCCCAggtattttctgctgaaaagcGATGGTTCCTTCATCGGCTACAAGGAGAGGCCTGAGACGTCTGATCACAGCTTGCCACCACTGAACAACTTCTCGGTAGCAG AGTGCCAGCTGATGAAGACTGAGCGGCCCCGGCCCAACACTTTTGTCATCCGATGCTTGCAGTGGACAACAGTCATCGAAAGGACCTTTCATGTGGACTCTCCTGAAGAGCG AGAAGAGTGGATGCGAGCCATTCAGACTGTAGCAAACAGCTTAAAGAATCAGGAGCCGGAAGTAGACACGATGGATTATAAGTGTGGTTCCCCTAATGACAGCACGGGAGCTGAAGAGATGGAAGTGGCTGTGAGCAAAACACGTGCAAAAGCA ACTATGAATGATTTTGATTACCTGAAGCTCCTGGGAAAAGGCACTTTTGGCAAAGTCATCTTAGTGCGGGAAAAGGCCACTGGTCGCTATTACGCGATGAAGATCCTACGGAAAGAGGTCATCATTGCGAAA GATGAAGTGGCGCACACGGTCACAGAGAGCAGAGTGCTACAGAACACCCGGCACCCGTTCCTGACA GCACTGAAATACGCCTTTCAGACAAACGATCGGCTGTGCTTCGTCATGGAATATGCCAACGGAGGAGAG ctgtTTTTCCACCTCTCAAGAGAGCGTGTGTTCACAGAGGACCGGGCCCGTTTCTATGGTGCAGAAATAGTGTCTGCTCTGGAGTATCTGCACTCCAGGGACGTGGTGTACAGAGACATAAAG CTCGAAAACCTCATGCTGGATAAAGATGGCCACATCAAGATCACAGACTTTGGGCTCTGCAAGGAAGGCATCACAGATGGAGCCACCATGAAAACCTTCTGTGGCACACCAGAGTACCTGGCTCCAGAG GTCCTGGAGGACAACGACTACGGACGTGCTGTGGACTGGTGGGGCCTGGGTGTTGTCATGTATGAAATGATGTGCGGTCGGCTCCCCTTCTACAACCAGGACCATGAACGCCTCTTTGAGCTGATCCTAATGGAAGAGATCCGTTTTCCCCGGACcctgagccctgaggccaagtCCCTGCTGGCTGGGCTGCTCAAGAAGGATCCCAAGCAGAG GCTAGGGGGAGGTCCCAACGATGCCAAGGAAGTGATGGAGCATCGCTTCTTCGCTGCAATCAACTGGCAGGATGTGGTTCAGAAAAAG ctgGTCCCTCCGTTCAAGCCACAAGTGACATCTGAAATCGATACGCGGTATTTTGACGACGAGTTCACTGCACAGTCCATCACTATCACCCCACCAGATCGAT ATGACAACATGGGCTCACTGGAAAACGACCAGCGGACACACTTCCCCCAGTTCTCGTACTCCGCCAGCATACGAGAATAA